A single Triticum dicoccoides isolate Atlit2015 ecotype Zavitan chromosome 2A, WEW_v2.0, whole genome shotgun sequence DNA region contains:
- the LOC119359106 gene encoding dirigent protein 5-like has translation MQGLAPSSKLSLTVVVVVFLLGMAGAAHGLTRVVANSPDEPCMNMTLYYHDILYNGNNTANATTAAATKPTALATTYWKNSTYFGALMVFNDPMTVGRALPLAGEEPAARAQGFYFYDKQESLTSWFGFSIVFNSTANKGTLNLVGADLMGDATRDFSVVSGTGDFFMARGVATIRTDAIEGLYYFRLQMDIKLYECYV, from the coding sequence ATGCAAGGCCTCGCGCCATCTTCCAAGCTGTCTCTGACCGTCGTGGTCGTGGTGTTTCTTCTGGGCATGGCGGGCGCCGCCCACGGCCTGACGAGGGTCGTCGCCAACAGCCCCGACGAGCCGTGCATGAACATGACGCTCTACTACCACGACATCCTCTACAACGGCAACAACACGGCGAacgcgacgacggcggcggccaccAAGCCGACGGCGCTGGCCACGACTTACTGGAAGAACAGCACCTACTTCGGCGCGCTGATGGTGTTCAACGACCCCATGACGGTGGGGAGGGCGCTGCCCCTGGCCGGGGAGGAGCCGGCGGCGCGCGCTCAGGGGTTCTACTTCTACGATAAGCAGGAGTCGCTGACCTCCTGGTtcggcttctccatcgtcttcaacTCGACCGCAAACAAGGGCACGCTCAACCTCGTCGGCGCCGACCTCATGGGCGACGCCACGCGGGATTTCTCCGTCGTCAGCGGCACCGGCGACTTCTTCATGGCGCGCGGCGTCGCAACCATCCGCACCGATGCCATCGAGGGCCTCTACTACTTCCGCCTGCAGATGGACATCAAGCTCTACGAGTGCTACGTCTGA